In Eubalaena glacialis isolate mEubGla1 chromosome 4, mEubGla1.1.hap2.+ XY, whole genome shotgun sequence, one DNA window encodes the following:
- the PRTN3 gene encoding myeloblastin, which yields MTQSCRPSSPALAPVLLAVLLGGAARAAEIVGGREAQPHSRPYMASLQLFPSNHFCGGTLIHPRFVLTAAHCLSNLNPLRVSVVLGAHRLQTSEPTEQRFGISRLFENNYDPQEKLNDVLLLQLDRPATLNAQVAVAQLPQQNQMLPQGTQCLAMGWGRLGTFEPLSQVLQELNVTVVTFLCRRQNVCTFVPRRSAGICFGDSGGPLICNGVIQGVDSFVIRGCATRQYPDFFARVSLYVDWIRSVLSNAGGEDGP from the exons ATGACCCAAAGCTGCAgaccctccagccctgccctcgCCCCAGTGCTGCTGGCTGTGCTGCTGGGCG GTGCAGCCCGGGCCGCGGAGATAGTGGGCGGGCGGGAAGCCCAGCCGCACTCGCGCCCCTACATGGCGTCGCTGCAGCTGTTCCCCAGCAACCACTTCTGCGGGGGGACCTTGATCCACCCGCGCTTCGTGCTGACCGCAGCCCACTGCCTGAGCAACTT GAATCCGTTGCGGGTGAGCGTGGTGCTCGGGGCCCACCGCCTGCAGACCTCCGAGCCCACCGAGCAGAGGTTCGGCATCAGCCGCCTGTTTGAGAACAACTACGACCCGCAGGAGAAGCTGAATGATGTCCTCCTCCTGCAG CTGGACCGCCCGGCCACCCTCAACGCCCAGGTTGCAGTGGCCCAGCTCCCCCAGCAGAACCAGATGCTGCCCCAAGGCACCCAGTGCCTGGCCATGGGCTGGGGCCGCCTGGGCACCTTTGAGCCGCTGTCCCAGGTCCTGCAGGAGCTCAACGTCACCGTGGTCACTTTCCTGTGCCGGCGACAGAACGTGTGCACCTTTGTGCCCCGACGCAGCGCTGGCATCTGTTTT ggggACTCGGGCGGCCCCTTGATCTGCAACGGTGTCATCCAGGGCGTGGACTCCTTTGTGATCCGGGGATGCGCCACCCGCCAGTACCCCGACTTCTTTGCTCGCGTCTCCCTCTACGTAGACTGGATCCGCTCGGTGCTGAGCAACGCGGGGGGCGAGGACGGCCCCTGA